GCGGCTGCGTCAGTCCGGTGCATCCGCCGCCGGCGTAGTCGCGACCGGCGACACCCAGCCAGGCCACTCCCCCGCCGTCGACGCCCAACGTCAGGTGCCCGACGTCGTACGCCGACGCACCGATCAGGTTGCCGAGCACCAGCCGCGTTCGCCCGAGCGTGTCGGTGCCGCAGCGGTCGAGCATCCCCTCGCCCTGCTCGACGGCGTCGTCGAAGCAGGGCGATGAGCCGCACGGCCCGTCGGGACCGGTCGCCGCGGCGTCGGTGTCGAGGTTGAGCTCCTCGGAGTCCTCGACCAGCAGGAAGCGGATCGCGAGGTCGTCGTTGTAGATCTGGTTGAGCCGGGTCACCAGCGCGACCTTCGCGGCCAGCACGTTCTCGCTGCCCCAGTAGTCCGCGTACGTCGGGTCGTTCAGCAGCGCCAGCCGGTACGTCCGCCGCACCACCTCACCCGCAGGTGGTCGAGCAGCGAAGGCCGTCTCACGGCCTGAGCGAGCGTCGGGACCACTACCGCGGCCTTGTGGGACGAGGACGTCCGCCGGTGGTCGAGCAGCGAGGGCCGTCTGACGGCCTGAGCGAGCGTCGAGACCACCCACCGCAACGAGGTGCCGAGATCCCCCAGAGGTGCCGGCGGGCTCGACCAACCACTCCCGGGACCCGCGCACGGACGCCGACACTCCGAGCGGGGTCACGGCGACGGACACGGTCGTGGCGGGGTCCTCGACCGACCTACCGGAGTAGGCCACCAGGTCCGGGTGCCGAGCAGCCAGCGCCGGCTCCATCACCTCGACCGGCTCGACCTCGAACCCGACCACGTCCCCACCGGGCGCAGGCAGCTCGAGCACGTTGCGCCGAAGCTCCCGCTTCACCGCCCGCCGATCGACCCGCACGAGCTCTGTGCCCCGCTGGTCGAGGTGCGAGCGCAGCGAGCCACGAGACCCCAGAACCTCAACCCCAGGTGGTCGAGCAGCGAGGAGCGCCAGCGACGAGCGAGCGTCGAGACCATCCTCCGCCAATCGAGCAGCGACCGCGCGACCTACGGGTGGTCGAGCAGCGACGAGCGCCAGCGAGGAGCGGGCGTCGAGACCACGGCTGCCTGCAGACTCAGGCCCAGCCGCAACCGCCGGCGCCCCAACGAGCGACCCGGCAAGGACAGCGACAACAAGTCGCCGCACGCTCAGCCCCCTAGCGCCCAGCGCCCGAACAGCGTGCCGGAGTCCTCCAGCAGCATGGTGAGCTCCAACGGCACGTTGATGGGCGCGCCCTCGGTGGTCCGCGGGTAGGCCCCCGCCACGAGCCGCGGCACGGTGGTGGCAGCGACCTCGTCGACGCATCCCTGGAAGACCATGTCGCGCGACAGGTGCGGCCCGCCTTCACAGAGCTGAGACATCCAGCCGCGCTCAGCGAGCGTGGCCTTCAGCTGGGGCAGGTCCACCCGGTGGGAGCCGAGCTCGAGGATGTGCTCGTCACCCAGGATCTCCCGTGCGGCCGGCAGCCCGTCGGAGCGGGAGCAGGTCGCGAGGTAGACCGACCCGGCCGGCGCTCCCTGGAGCGCCTCGGGCACCTGGGCCTTGCGCGACACCAGCACGATGGGTACGTCGGTGGGCGCGTACTTCTCGGCCTTGGCGGTGCCGGCTCCGACGATGATCACGTCGGCCAGGCCGCGCAGGGTCGAGAAGACCCGGTGGTCGGCGGCGTTATTGATCGAGGCGGTGCGCGCGTCGTCGCCGGTGGCGGAGCCGTCCACGGTGCTGACCATGCCGACCCTCAGCCAGGGTCGCCCGGCCGGCGGAGCGTAGAGCTCAGCCAGGTCGGCGTCGGTGATGTTCTCATTCGGCGCTGCGCCGGTCAGGACTCGCATCGTTACCTCGTCACCCGGTTGAAGACGGCGGGGTTTCCCGCTGCTCCCTAGGGTCGCACCCCGGCGTCACGCCGCGCCGCACCACCCCCGATCGAGGCGGTACAGACCAGCGGAGGGGCCCTTCCGGAGGACGAGGACCCCAGTGCTGCCAGGGCTCGCGAGGCCGCCCCCTCAGTGTTCAACCACGCGTAACACGGACGAGATGCACCGATGGGTGAAGAGAAGTAAAGTCAGGCATCGCGTCCGGTCGGGCGGACCGCGATCCAGCCCCTCATCGCCGAGGGGATCAGCACCACACGCACGCGCGGAAACATGGGACGAGCAGCGATGACCCTCCTGTCGGAGACCACCAGCCGATGGTCTGGCGCCCGCAGCCGTTACCTCCGTGCCCTGCCGATCACGGCGCTGGCCATCGACATCGCCATCATGGTCGGCATCGGCCTCGTCGCCATCGTCGGTCGGCGTGAGCTCGACATCTTCACCTCGTCGGCCGACGTCGAGAGCAGCGTGACCATCGCCGGCCCGCTGATCATCGCCGGCTGGATCGCCACGATCGCCCTCACCGGCGGGTACAAGCGGGATCTCTTCGGAGCTGGGACAGATGAGTACCGGCGGGTCTTCAACGCGAGCGTGATCGCGGCCGGCCTCTCTGGCGTCGGCTGCTACTTGGCCAAGTACGACCTCTCCCGCGGCTTCTTCCTCCTCGCGTTCGGTCTCGGCATCCCGTCGCTTCTGGTCGGTCGGTTGCTCCTGCGCCGCGCGGTCCAGCAGGCTCGTAAGCACGGTTCACTGCGCCAGCGGGTGCTGATCGCCGGTAGCCGCTCGCACGTGGACGAGATCGCTGCCGTGCTCCGCCGGGAGACGTGGCTCGGCTACGAGGTCGTCGGGGCGCTCACTCCGGAGTACGACCTTGCCGAGGAGACGGGGTCAGGAGTCCCTGTTCTCGGCAACACCACCGAGGCTACGCAGTTGGTCGCCCTCGCCGAGGCCGACGTCATCTTCTTCGCGGGAGGGTCCGTTGGTGCCTCCAGCCAGTTCAGGAGCTCGCTGTGGGAGCTCGAGCGCCACGACGTCCAAGTGGTGATCGCCCCGAGCGTCACCGACATCTCCGGCGAGCGCATCAACATCCGCCCCGTGGCGGGACTTCCGCTCATCCACATCGACCCGCCAACGTGGTCCGACGCTTCCCGCTGGGGCAAGCGGACCTTCGACCTCGTGGGCTCCGCCGTGCTGCTCGCGACCTTCCTGCCGCTTCTGCTCTTCATCGCCGTGCAGATCAAAGTGCATGATCGCGGCCCCGTGCTCTTCCACCAGACTCGGACCGGAAAAGACGGCCGCGAGTTCTCCTGCCTGAAGTTTCGGACGATGGTCGTAGACGCCGAGGCCAGGCTTGCTGCACTGCAGCAGGAGATCGGCTTCTCTGGAGGCCTGTTCAAGATGCACGACGACCCACGAGTGACAGCTCCGGGTCGATGGCTGCGGCGCTTCTCGCTGGACGAGCTGCCTCAGCTCATTAACGTCCTCCGCGGAGAGATGAGCTTGGTGGGTCCACGCCCCCCCCTTCCACACGAGGTCGAGACTTACGACGATCGCACGTCCCGACGCCTGCACGTGCGGCCGGGCATGACTGGCTTGTGGCAGGTTTCTGGACGCTCAGACCTCACTTGGGCAGAGACAGTCCGCCTCGACCTCTACTACGTGGACAACTGGTCGATGCTGCAGGACCTGTCGATTCTGGGCCGGACGATCTCAGCGGTCCTTGGCAGTAGAGGTGCGTACTAGGTGGGATGCTCACGAAGGCTGTCCACCCTGTTGTTGGGTGCGGTTTACCCGACATCCAATGGGGCCGGTGATCGCCGGGGCATGATGCAGCGGTAGGTGACACTGTCACCAAAGGCTCCACCACACCCAGCGCCGCCATTCCGCGCTCGGCCTTCAGACCCCAATCGAGTACGAGTATGCCTCACTCGCAGACACCTTTCCCGCCTGAGGACCCATCACCATTAATGGAAACCAGAATGTAGTCAGGTCAGCGTGTCAACCAGACTGGGGCCAGACCCCGCATCCGAGTGGCACAGCTCGGTGCAGCAGCCCCGGTGACCGGGCTACCGCGCTACTAGGGGCACTGCAGGGCGGCAGTTCCGGAGGTAGACGTACTTCTGATCCAGCCATCGAAGTGGCCAGGGTCGGGGCCGGCCCGCCTTGCCAACTCGACAGATCCCACGCGTGACGCTCCCGTCGAGCAGGCGATTCATGAGTCGCAATTCCCGCCGGTAGGCCCAAAGCCAACCCTGCCAGCCCGCCCGAGGCTGGCCGCGCCTCAGACTCTCAGGCGCTAGGATCTCGAGCGACGCGCCCGCCCATAGCGACAAACTCTTGGGATTGCGGACCCTCTCGTCACCGGCCAACGAGCGGGCAATGTACGGGTTTCAGTTCCACGCACTACGCGTTCAGCCTCCGCCAAAAGGCCTCGCGCCACATCGCGATCTGCTGCAAGGGGATCCTGAGTCCCACTGCCGTACCAGCAACGACTGCCTGAGCGATGGCCCGGTCCGTGATCCCGTCAGGCATGACGACCTGCAGACCGGTGTCGCGAGATATTTCGCGAGCCCTGTTGTCAATCGCCAAGACGGCGGCCGAACATCCCCTTTGCAGCGCTCGCACCCCAGCATGCAGGCGCGTACCGAAATAGTCGACGCCCGGGGTCAGGCATGAGTTCAGAGTGTCCAGACCCCAACCTACTTCAGTAACCCCCTCGACCTGAAGATCAGACCGGTAATAGACCAAGTCCTGCTCGGCCATTCCCACGAACAGGACACGCTCATAAAGACGCGCAAGGCTTCTGAGCATGCTTACGTCCCGAGCGGGATCGCGGTTGTAATCAGTCACCGTGGTGACAACCGTGTCGGGTCGACTTGTCACAGATGACGCACTGCTGCCGGCCAAGGACCACATCGTAGGACATCCGGTATTTACGACTTCGAAACCCAAGCGCCGAACCTTTTCCTCTGTGTAGGAGTCACGGACGGAGTGAAGAGCCGAGGGGTCCAAGATCCTCTTCAACAGTGCTCGAGAATAGCCGTTCGGGTCATCTTGATACTGCCACCATCCAACTCCGCAGAGAACAATCTTGCGCCTCATCGACCAAGCCAGATCCGGGGTCACGAGCCATTGGCGATTGATCTCCATGCGCGACTTCAGCATGTTCGATCCGCCAGCGACCAACAGGTCCGCCCTTCGAAGCTGAAGTACTTCACCCAGTGAAGGATGCCGATGCGTCGAATAAGACGGCCACTGATCACTGCCGAACTCAACCAGCTCTCGCCGGATGGCCTGCGTGATCACATGGTCACCCGCGTTCTCTGAATACTTTGAGACATCCAATAGACCTACTGTTCGCATGGCCTCATCCTATTCCAAAGACTGACGTTCCAGATGACTGCCCCCAGAGCCGTGCCGAAAGCCAGCCCCCATGCCGCGGACGCGGATGATCGAAAATAGATCAATAGGAGTGCGACCACAAGTGCACTGACTGTCACGACTGCTACTCTCACTACCACCAGCAGCCGTGGCATACCAAGTGCCTTCAGCGCAAGTCCTCCGAGAGTCCCGCTACCGAGAAGGACTGACTGGATGGCGAGAGGTGTAGACGTTTCCCGAACAATCGACTCTAAGTCGGGATCCAGGACACCCGCACACGCCCACACTAAAATCAACGAGACAGCGGACGCGCAGCTAGTGCCAAGACTTGCAATCGCCACGAACCTGAAGTAGCTACGCAGACTCAATCCCTCAGCCCACTTACGAAGTACCACGACCCTCACCCCGATAAGCGCAATCCCCGGGAGGGCGAAGAGCGACTGTGTTAGTCGTAGACCGGCAGCCGCCACTGATGGCAACAGCAATGAACTGACGAGCACGACAAGATGGCCATAACCCACCGAGGACAGGTAGTCAAGAGCGTAGGTGAGGCCCCGACGAATCGAGAAGGCCGAATCGAAAGGCGCGTCGCCATCACTGTCAAGCCAAGACGAGGCGCCGAAAATACCCCAAGTGCACGCGATAAGAACACCCGCTGAATAGCCAGCCGCAACGGCATCCGCCGATTGCGTCAACATCGCACTAACCCCCACCAGAGCAGGGGCCGCGGATGAGGAAGCCAACAGTCGAAGAACCTTCCCTGCAATGGCGAGTTGGACCCGTATCACCTCGTAGATACACGCTGGGGCTACCGAAGCGGCGATAATTCCAACAGGGACTTGGTCAAAGGCGAAGCCGATAGTCAGCATGACAGTCGCCCCCCCCAGTGCAATCTGGGCTAGCGCACGCCCACTCGGAAGTCCCCTAGCCCCGCGCACTAACCACTGATCGACGATGACCGTTGAGATCAAGCCACTCGTCAACTGCGTCGCCGTCAGGGCTAGAGCCATGAGGCCAAATGACTCTTGAGGGGCCACGAGCGCCAGACAAAGAAGCGTAAAGGCAGAGCGGAAGGACGTCAACACCTGGTCGACCAGAGGCGCCAACTTCCTCAAACTACACATCCGCCCGTCGAGTCATGACAAAGAGCGGGAAAACTAGAAAAAGGGCGATCCCGAAGTTCAACGCCAGATTGCCTCGGAAGGTTGTAAGAAGAAGCGCGGGCGTCGCGGCATAGGCCAACATGACAAAATCTGACCGACGGGATCTCGCGGTGAGGTAAAAGGCTTGCAGACCGTACCCCATGACACCAAGGCCAATTCCGACTCCTAACCATCCGGAGTCGCTATAGAAATCTCCCAACACTGAGAATTGCGTATTCGCCTTGTCGACCGCATAGTGCTCTGGAAACATACGTGAATACAAGTCCTCGTCGTAAGTTTTCGGCTTACCTTCCCATAGGGCAGATGGCACCCAGTGGACAAGAACTGTATAGAGAGTTTCGCCGTGTCGTTGCTGCCACAGGTACCCCTCCGTCGCAAGGAGTGCAGACATCGAAGGCGCCATCTCAGTCGTCCCGCCCTGAAAAAGCGTCCCCAGGATCGCTTGAGCCGACAATTCTGCCTCCAGTCTTGCCCCCCCACGAAGTTCCGAGCGCTGGACCTCAAGAGTGTAGAACACCCCCACTAAGAGGACGGCACCAGCTGCGACCGCAGTTCCTAGGCGTGGACTCCGCTTCTTCTCGAGAAGGAAGATGGCAGCGAGCGACAACAGAAGATACAACACAAATGCGCGCTGGCCAGTCAGACTGAAGCGCATTGCGAATATCGCACTTGCTACCAAACAGAGGGCAATGTCGCCAGCATTCTTGCTTCTCAACCACGAGAGTAGCGAGATATTGGCAAGCGGCACCAAAACCAAGGGCAAGTAGTAGACGTACGCGGAAGTGCCACCGAGTGATGCCTGAAATCCGAGAACGGAACCTGCTGCCCCGAGCACAAGGAAGACGACCTGACCGAATCGAAGCGGGCGCCGGACTTTTCGCTCTTCGGTCAAAGACACTGTTCGGTCGCGGGCAAGAAGAACGCCACCGAAAAACGACAGTTGCCCCACAAGCGCTAAGAGCTCGACGTTTACAAGTTGAGCGGGAAAGTTATAGGTGTCTCGCAAACTGGTGTCGCCGGTAGACGCCATCAGAAGAGGGCGGATACCGAAGATGATTGCCCAAACTAGCGAAAAGATGACTGAAGGCGACAATAGGTCGATCTTGGCCTCGCGAATAGTCAGTCCAAGCGAGAGTGTGGCCACGCCAATGATGATGGCGGCGATCCAAACATAACCGGGAGCATTGTTCAGCGACGAGGCCCACAAACCGGCCGCCCCCGTGACAATTGTCGTCCAGAAAAGCACCGTCGCCACGGCCGCCTGACCGCCCTTTGGGCCATGAGGCGCCGAAGCCGTGCGCCCAAGTCGCGCCGTCATGGCAAAGTAGATCTCAACGAGTCCGGAGCCATGCCACTGTCTCCGCTACACCGTCGGCGACCGAAATAGGGTCCGGCCCCGGAAGCAACTGATAGAGTTCCTTCTCCTCGTAAACCATATCAGTCAGCATGTTATTGAGACGAAAAGTAGTCAACGGCGGCTCAAGGAATTGGGTTGCCTTCAACAGGTCACCCAGGGTGGCAAGCCCCTGAAGGACGGACCTCGGCACGTCCGGCGCAGGTCGTCGCCCGAGTTGCCGGGCGACCTCATCTGACCAACCATACATGTCCAGAGGTTCCCGGTCCTTCAGCCAGTACACGCCTCGGTCCCACTTGCTTGGCTCCAAGCCGAGCATTCCCGAGATTTGGGCGACTATGTTCCCCACGTATCCGAATGACTTAACTGGATGCAAGCCAGCTGCTTTGAGGAAACGCCCCCGAGCCACGACTTTGAAGAAGTCGCCGTATGGCGTGCCGAACCACGGACCCCAGATCGACGTGGGACGAACTATGCACCACTTGTGACTAGCTCTCTGTCGTACCACCAATTCACCGACAATTTTGGATTCACCATAAACTGTCGAGGGGGCATAATCAAACACCCCTGCCGGCCTGTGATCTATCGCAAACACTAGACGCGAACTTGCATAAATCGTCGGAACGTCGCGCTCATTCGAAACTTCGCAAACATTCTCAACGCCGACGGTATTAGCCGAGTAGTCGGCCAAGGATCTGCCGCCGAGATCTGTGCGTGCCGCTAAGTTGATCACGAAATCGGGGTCGAACTCGGCGTACGCTCTCGTCAAGGACTTGAGATCGCGAATGTCGCCGTAGCGATAAAGATCCCATTGTTGGGGATCCATCGGAGGTTTCACGTCGTACCCCATGACGTCCGACCCTTGCCGAAGGCTCCTCAATAGATTGGTTCCAATGAACCCACTTGCACCTGTCACCAGGATGCGACGAGTCACTGGCGGAAATCCTCTCTGACATGGCGGGTTGCTACTGGCCGAGCTGGGACGCCGCCAACCACTTGGTACTGACCAACTGGAGCGGTGACTACTGCTCCGGGCAAGACCACTGAGCCCTCCTCAATAGTGACGCCTGGGCCCACGAAAGCCCTGGACGCAACCCAGACCCCGGGACCCAAGACAATGGGCCTATTGGCATATCTAAAAGCACGATCTCTAATGTCGTGGCCCGCGGCAGCGAGAAAGACGTCGTGCGCTAACGCGGTATCGTTCTTCAAGTGGACGGTATCCAAGTTCAGGATCATGGTCCCCTCGCCGATCCACACGTCGTCATCACAGATCAGTTTCCACGGGAAATGAATCCTGACGCCCGGCCGGATATAGAATCGTTTGCCGATCTTCGCGCCGAAACGGCGGAGTACGATCTCTTTTGCTCGACTCGGCCAAGGAAAAGTGGTCTCTATGAATAGAAACCGAGCCAACCTCCAAGCCACCTCGACCCAAACCGGTCGACCACGGTCTAGATCCGCTCGAAAGTCAGCCAGTCGTGGGTAAGTGCTGCTCATCCCCAGACTCCTCCGTCCGTGGCCGCCTGGTAGACATTCTCTAGTGTGTCCGCCACCGCCTCAACGGAAAAATATTGCTGAACCGTGTTGATAGCTGCGTCGGAGCAAACAGCCCACACGCGCTCAGTTTCAAGAAGCTTGAGGACGCCTTCCGCCATCGACTCCGGCGTTCCGTCCGTGACGACGACACCGGCACTGCCTTCTAGTTCAGCCGAGATGCCGGTTTGGTCGGTGATTACCGATGGCAGTCCATGGCTCATGGCTTCAAGCAGTGACATCGGGAACGGCTCATTCACACTGGGCAGGACGTAGATCGATGAGTCCGTGTAGACACTTGCGACATTCGGTGGGGAAACTGGCCCCACATAATCGATGAGACCGCTAGGCAGGGACTCGATCATGCGTCGGACCTCCGGCAGATCCCCTTCGTCGGGACCGTAGATCGCGAACTCCGCGTCGAGTCCTCGCTGCGCAAGAATCCTTACCATCTCTACGAAAGCCGGTGCGCGCTTACGAGGCGCTAGACGAGCTAGAAAAATCACTCTTGGACGCTCTCGCCATCGGGCTCGCGTCGCTGGCATTGTAACGCCGTTTCGAATGGACTCGATCAACTGCGGACCCCTCGAAATATTGGCGATCTCCAACTCTTCCCGCTCCGTTAGCGTCAGGTGTATGGCCCTTGCATACGCATATCGGACGAAGATTCTGTCCATCAGCCTGGCGACTCGGCGTTGGTCGCGGACGATCATGCCGTGCGCTTGCAAGACCAGGGGGGTCCGTCCCGGCGTCAGACGAGGTAACGCCACCTGAACCAAGTCTCGGGAGTAGTGGAGGTGCACCACATCATGACTCCGCGCAAGTTTGCGATAGCGCAGCAGCAATCCCGGCGAGATCGTGCCAAAGAAGCTCCTCGTAACTCGGAAAGCGCGATGTCGCTTGATCGAGATGCCCGGCGCCGATATGGGGGCCTCTCCGTCCCAGCCCATGAGCAAGGTGACCTCGTGTCCCCGTTCGGACAACGACGCGCACTGTGAAAGCGCGACGGTCAACGGTCCGCCATAGCTGCCGAGGCTGTCGAGATAGGTCACGACTTGGAGGATTCTCACCTCCCGACCACGCGATCGAAGTCGTGCCACTGACAAACGCAGGTTGCGTCTTCGGGAGACCACATCATGCTATGCGAAGGTCCGCGCTCGAGGGCTCACAGGAGCATGCCCGCGCCAACAGTGACACCGCTAGCCTCGTCAATGAGAATGAAGGAGCCCGTCGCGCGGTTCTTGCTGTACGAATCGCATAGGAGTGGCAATGTGGTCCGAAGCTGGACCCGCCCGATCTCGTTCACCCCGAGTTCCTTGGTCTCCTGATCACGGTGGAGCGTGTTGACGTCCAAGCGATACTGAATGTCCTTGACCAACGCTCGCGCCGTGCGCGTCGTGTGCTTGATGGCCAGTTTCTGGCGCGGCTTGAGAGGGGCGGTCGTCATCCAGCAGACCATGGCGTCGATGTCCTGACTGGGCTGCGGCGCGTTCTTGATGCGCGCAATCATGTCGCCCCGGGAGACGTCGACATCGTCGGCGAGGCTAATCGTCACGCTCATTGGCGGGAACGCTTCCGGCACCTCCTGGTCGAAGAGCTCGATCTTGGAGATCGTGGACGTCATGCCCGACGGAAGGACGACCACCTCGTCGCCGGGCTTCAGCACGCCGCCGGCAACCTGTCCCGCGTACCCACGGTAGTCGTGGAACTCGTCCGACTTCGGACGCACGACGTACTGTACGGGGAACCGCGCGTCGATCAGGTCTCGGTCCGAGGCGACGTGCACGTGCTCGAGGTGGTGCATCAGCGTGGGTCCGGAGTACCACGGCATGTTCTCGCTGCGGTTGACCACGTTGTCGCCCTGGAGTGCTGAGATCGGGATGACCTCGAGGTCGGGGATCGACAGCTTGGTCGCAAACTGAGTGAACTCGTCGTGAATCTTCTCGTAGATCGTCTCGTCGAAATCGACTAGGTCCATCTTGTTGATGGCCAGCACCAGGTGGGGAACGCGCAGCAGCGAGAGGATCACTGCGTGCCGGCGAGACTGCTCGGTCAGGCCCTGACGGGCGTCCACCAGCACCAGTCCGAGGTCAGCGGTCGAGGCGCCTGTCACCATGTTCCGGGTGTACTGCACGTGGCCCGGGGTGTCGGCGATGATGAACTTCCGATTCGGCGTCGCGAAGTAGCGGTAGGCCACGTCGATGGTGATGCCCTGCTCGCGCTCGGAGCGAAGTCCGTCGGTGAGCAGAGCCAGGTCGGTGTAGTCGTAGCCCTTGCCCTTCGAGGTCGCCTCGACGGCCTCGAGCTGGTCCTCGAAGATGGACTTGGAGTCCAGCAGCAGACGACCAATGAGCGTGGACTTGCCGTCGTCGACGGAGCCGGCGGTCGCGAAGCGCAGCAGGTCCATGTTGGTGGTGACGTTCTCGACGGCCTGTTCGCCGGCGGTGGGGGTGTCGGTGGCCATCAGAAGTAGCCCTCCTTCTTGCGGTCTTCCATGGCGGCCTCGGAGAACTTGTCGTCACCGCGTGTGGCGCCACGCTCGGTGACGCGTGCGACGGCGATCTCCTCGATGATCTCCTCCACCGTGCTGGCCGTGGACTCCACGCAGCCGGTGAGGGTGATGTCGCCACAGGTGCGGAAACGGACGGTGCGCTCCTCGGCGACCTCGCCGTCCTTGCACGGGTTGAGCGGCGTCTCGGTCATCAACATGCCGCCGCGCTCGAAGACCCGCCGCTGGTGGGAGAAGTAGATCGAGGGAATCTCGATGCCCTCCCGGGCGATGTAGGACCACACGTCGAGCTCGGTCCAGTTCGAGATCGGGAAGATCCGCATGTGCTCGCCCTCGTGGAGGCGGCCGTTGTAGAGGTTCCAGAGCTCGGGGCGCTGGTTCTTGGGGTCCCACTGGCCGAACTCGTCGCGGTGGGAGTAGACGCGCTCCTTGGCGCGGGCCTTCTCCTCATCACGCCGGCCTCCGCCGAAGGCGGCGGTGAAGCCGTTCTCCTCGATGGCGTTGAGCAGCGTGCCGATCTGCAGACGGTTGCGCGAGGTCTTGCCGTCGTCGACGACCACGCCGTTGGCGATGGCGTCGTCGATGCTGGCGACCACGATGTTGACGCCCAGGCGGTTGACCCAATTGTCACGGGTCTGGAGCACCTCGGGGAAGTCCAAGCCCGTGTCGACCTGCAACATCGGGAAGGGGATCTTCGCCGGGTAGAAGGCCTTCTCGGCCAGTCGGAGCATCACGATGGAGTCCTTGCCGCCGCTAAACATCAGCACCGGCTTCTCGAACTCCGCCGCGACCTCGCGGAAGATGTGGATCGACTCCGCCTCAAGCTGGTCGAGCTGACTCAGCCGGTAGTCGGCGTGGGTGTCGGGCATGCGAAACAGACCTCTCCTCTGGGAAGCAGGCCTCATCGTAGCCATGCGCGGCCCGTGCGCCACTCCGCAGTGCCGCGGCGGGACGGCGGCTGTGTCGGTTCTCATGGCCCGACGATCTTTACCGACGACTATGTCGTCGAGGTTGCGTCGTCGTGACGACTGCCGGTGTTCACGACGAGGTCGCTGCCGCGGCGTACCCAGGAGCCATGAAGATCGCCGTCGCCGGCCTGGGCTACGTGGGCCTTGCCAACGCCGTCATCCTCGCCCAGCATCACCAGGTGTGGGCCGTGGACGTCGACCAGTCACGGGTCGACGCCGTCAACGAGCGGCGCAGCCCCATCGTGGACGACGACCTGAGCGAGTACCTCGCCCACTGGGCGCTCGACCTCCGGGCGACCACGGACACCACGGCCGCGTACGCCGCGGCCTCCTTCGTCGTCGTCGCGACCCCGACGGACTACGACCCTGCGACCCACCACTTCGACACGCGCACCGTCGAGCAGGTGA
This genomic window from Nocardioides marinus contains:
- a CDS encoding dihydrofolate reductase family protein; this translates as MRVLTGAAPNENITDADLAELYAPPAGRPWLRVGMVSTVDGSATGDDARTASINNAADHRVFSTLRGLADVIIVGAGTAKAEKYAPTDVPIVLVSRKAQVPEALQGAPAGSVYLATCSRSDGLPAAREILGDEHILELGSHRVDLPQLKATLAERGWMSQLCEGGPHLSRDMVFQGCVDEVAATTVPRLVAGAYPRTTEGAPINVPLELTMLLEDSGTLFGRWALGG
- a CDS encoding NAD-dependent epimerase/dehydratase family protein; protein product: MTRRILVTGASGFIGTNLLRSLRQGSDVMGYDVKPPMDPQQWDLYRYGDIRDLKSLTRAYAEFDPDFVINLAARTDLGGRSLADYSANTVGVENVCEVSNERDVPTIYASSRLVFAIDHRPAGVFDYAPSTVYGESKIVGELVVRQRASHKWCIVRPTSIWGPWFGTPYGDFFKVVARGRFLKAAGLHPVKSFGYVGNIVAQISGMLGLEPSKWDRGVYWLKDREPLDMYGWSDEVARQLGRRPAPDVPRSVLQGLATLGDLLKATQFLEPPLTTFRLNNMLTDMVYEEKELYQLLPGPDPISVADGVAETVAWLRTR
- a CDS encoding sugar transferase, translated to MTLLSETTSRWSGARSRYLRALPITALAIDIAIMVGIGLVAIVGRRELDIFTSSADVESSVTIAGPLIIAGWIATIALTGGYKRDLFGAGTDEYRRVFNASVIAAGLSGVGCYLAKYDLSRGFFLLAFGLGIPSLLVGRLLLRRAVQQARKHGSLRQRVLIAGSRSHVDEIAAVLRRETWLGYEVVGALTPEYDLAEETGSGVPVLGNTTEATQLVALAEADVIFFAGGSVGASSQFRSSLWELERHDVQVVIAPSVTDISGERINIRPVAGLPLIHIDPPTWSDASRWGKRTFDLVGSAVLLATFLPLLLFIAVQIKVHDRGPVLFHQTRTGKDGREFSCLKFRTMVVDAEARLAALQQEIGFSGGLFKMHDDPRVTAPGRWLRRFSLDELPQLINVLRGEMSLVGPRPPLPHEVETYDDRTSRRLHVRPGMTGLWQVSGRSDLTWAETVRLDLYYVDNWSMLQDLSILGRTISAVLGSRGAY
- a CDS encoding polysaccharide pyruvyl transferase family protein, with protein sequence MRTVGLLDVSKYSENAGDHVITQAIRRELVEFGSDQWPSYSTHRHPSLGEVLQLRRADLLVAGGSNMLKSRMEINRQWLVTPDLAWSMRRKIVLCGVGWWQYQDDPNGYSRALLKRILDPSALHSVRDSYTEEKVRRLGFEVVNTGCPTMWSLAGSSASSVTSRPDTVVTTVTDYNRDPARDVSMLRSLARLYERVLFVGMAEQDLVYYRSDLQVEGVTEVGWGLDTLNSCLTPGVDYFGTRLHAGVRALQRGCSAAVLAIDNRAREISRDTGLQVVMPDGITDRAIAQAVVAGTAVGLRIPLQQIAMWREAFWRRLNA
- a CDS encoding glycosyltransferase encodes the protein MTYLDSLGSYGGPLTVALSQCASLSERGHEVTLLMGWDGEAPISAPGISIKRHRAFRVTRSFFGTISPGLLLRYRKLARSHDVVHLHYSRDLVQVALPRLTPGRTPLVLQAHGMIVRDQRRVARLMDRIFVRYAYARAIHLTLTEREELEIANISRGPQLIESIRNGVTMPATRARWRERPRVIFLARLAPRKRAPAFVEMVRILAQRGLDAEFAIYGPDEGDLPEVRRMIESLPSGLIDYVGPVSPPNVASVYTDSSIYVLPSVNEPFPMSLLEAMSHGLPSVITDQTGISAELEGSAGVVVTDGTPESMAEGVLKLLETERVWAVCSDAAINTVQQYFSVEAVADTLENVYQAATDGGVWG
- a CDS encoding oligosaccharide repeat unit polymerase, translated to MATVLFWTTIVTGAAGLWASSLNNAPGYVWIAAIIIGVATLSLGLTIREAKIDLLSPSVIFSLVWAIIFGIRPLLMASTGDTSLRDTYNFPAQLVNVELLALVGQLSFFGGVLLARDRTVSLTEERKVRRPLRFGQVVFLVLGAAGSVLGFQASLGGTSAYVYYLPLVLVPLANISLLSWLRSKNAGDIALCLVASAIFAMRFSLTGQRAFVLYLLLSLAAIFLLEKKRSPRLGTAVAAGAVLLVGVFYTLEVQRSELRGGARLEAELSAQAILGTLFQGGTTEMAPSMSALLATEGYLWQQRHGETLYTVLVHWVPSALWEGKPKTYDEDLYSRMFPEHYAVDKANTQFSVLGDFYSDSGWLGVGIGLGVMGYGLQAFYLTARSRRSDFVMLAYAATPALLLTTFRGNLALNFGIALFLVFPLFVMTRRADV